The DNA segment AAACATCTGTAAGCATTCCTCCCACTCTATGATACGCATGGGCACCTTCATCAGATCCGTTGACATAGATTCCTTGTCAGCTGGTACAGAGAGAAAGCACATTAGACAAGCTACCAGGTGGGCAGTCTCTACGCAGATAATGAAGCATGATGGTGGCCTGGAGACTGCTTCAGACCCTCCTTCAAAGCCCCAAACCACTCTCCTTTGTATTCCCCACAGACTCGGTTTTCCACAGCCTTCAGACAGCCCGTGCCTTGAGCCGTCAATCATCACATAAGCCTTTCTGATTAACCCCGCCTCCCGCAAGTGCTCTCTTATTCAGAGCCTGTCTTCTTCCAGACTGACTTCACCAAGCTCCAGGATTTGACTTCCCTGGGAGCACACGGGTGAGGATTTCCCAGCTCCTCCCATTACTATTGTTTATTACGTGAGCACAGCCCTCCACACTTAGCCCCATCCCTGCTACAGGGCCACAGAAAACCCATTTGTAGcatagtaaaaaacaaacaaacaaaccacacacacacacacacacacacacacacacacacacaatttggttTTCCAGCATTGATAGATTGGCTGTAttgccttttttaaaagatttaaacttaaaaacaaaaaattatatgtatgtgtatatatctgtgtgtgcacaagcacaccagagtcagtgcccacagaggccagaagagggcagcagatcccccggggctggagatacaggcagttgtgaacctctCAACACAGGATCTGTGACCTGAactcagaccctctgcaagagcagatgcAGCACACCCGCTGACCcattcatttctccagctcctggctGGTTCTCTAGAAGGTGCCTTGTTTGCATCTgaaatgtctctcacagcaaATCCACATTTTAAACGTTTGTTTCTCAGTGGATGGGGCTAATTTTGGAGGCTGTGGAACTTTTAGGGGCTGGGGCCCAGCTGGTATAAGTAGGTCTCTAGGAgcaggcctttgaaggtgattCTTAGTTCCTGGTTCTGTCCTGTTATCTGCTCTCTGTCCTACTGTAGTGTGGGCAGTCTCTGCCCTATGCTTGTTACCCCTGAGCCCTGCCTTCCCCAATACAGTGGATTAAGATCCCTGAAACCAGGAGCCCAAACAAACCTTTCTTGCCGTAAGTTTCTGGAAGATATCTCTGTCTCATACAAAAGTAATTAGTGTAAGAGGGATGACAGGAACCaatgtcttggcctccattagCAAGATTCTCAATTCTGATCACAGATATGAGTAATTATTTCTCTTACAGAGTGCTTTAACCTCATAGGTCACTCTCCACTTCCTTTGCCATTTCTAAGTTCTGTCTGGAGCCAGCAGCCATCCTCTACCTGACTCCTTCCACTAAAATGCTAAGAGAAGCCAAATCCAGCCTCCGCTCATACGAGGCGTCTTCATGGGCCTAAGGCTTGCTTTAGTTTTAGGCTgcagtccctctctctctcctaccaaCTGCTTTGCTTGCAGGGGTGTCTTTGAGGATGGGGGGTGTCTTTGGGGACAGAGGTATCTTTGGGGACACTGCAGTGGGGATTTACTCCCATATTCTGCTCCACATGTTTTTCTATTTTGACCAAATAATAGTCTAACATGTAGTAAGTGATAACATACACTTCTAAAAGTAGTTGAGTAACAGTACCTTCAGAAGCCCAGGGCTGCGCATTATGAAAGCCTGTAGGGACCAGGTAGGAGACATTACTTGGTGAGAACTAAGAATAGAACAGAGGGGCCTTTGGACAACTCTGGTGGTTGAAATTCcattaacacacacaaacacaacccaCTCTGTGCTGGTTGACCACACCCAGGGATTGGTTCAGAGCTGGCATCTCAGGTGCAGCATCTCTCTGGCACCCAGGAGAGACTGAACTGAGGCTCCCAAGATCCCAGTGTGTGGAGATTTCCCCCACTGAAAGCCATTCCACTGCTCTCTCTGTCTTGCCCTTCCTCATTGCTGCCCCAGATCCCGTAGCTCTTGCCCCAGCAGTTTCCACGAGGCCCTGTACAATCACATACTTGAGTTGGTTACGCCCCATCCTGCCACCCAGCATTCGTGCCAGCTGGGAGGGGCGGGCCAGAGAGGAAGGCAGATGGGCACCGTCAGCTCATTGAACGTCAAGGGCTTGGCTAGCAGCAACAAGGCAATGTCGTTGTCCATGTTCAGCCGTTTAAAGCCTTTGTGCCGGATTATGGTGGTGACCTCTAGTTCCACGGGTGAAGTAGTTAAGTCATTGGTTCCCACTCTGACTCTGAGATCTGTTGGGCTGGTGGCACAGaagcagatggagaaaagaagagaaaaggaagcccgAGTGAACAGAAGCCAATGAGACTGCAAACTCTACAGCTAAGGTCCTTCTGGAAGCCTTTAAGACTCACCCCACTGGGGCAGTTTCTCAGGTTTAAAGGTTTGAAGAATGCAGAAAGAGCATGCTATCTACTTGTCTTGTTGTGAGCAAATATTTGGCTCGAAACTGTGTGAGGAGAAGCTTGTCTGGGCTCAGTTTAAGGTGTAGTGGTTTCTCATGTAGAAGGCACCGGACGGGAGGGTGAGCCTACCTGTCCTTATCTGTATGAAATGTGAGTGGATGGAGACTGTGGCCAGAAGTGGACTGACTCACCTAAGTCTATCGCTCAAAGACCTACTTCTTCCATTTAGGTCCAACCTCTGAACCTTCCAGAACCTCCCAACACAGCACTACAACCCGGGGACCAACAGCCTCAAATACACGAGCCCGTGGTTAACATGTCACATTCAGTCTCTAActaagaagtaaacacagaatgACCTGTGACCTTAGGCTTTCCAGGCCTGAATGGAACACTAGTGTCAAACAGACTGAGAATCAGGGTTCTATTCTGGGCTCTCTGAAGAGCACTCCtgttctggctggttttatgcgaacgtgacacaagctgaagtcatctgagaggcgGGAACctcccattggacatgcaaactttatatgccccagtacaggggaacgccagggccaaaaaaatgggaatgggtgggtagggaagtgggggggagggtatgggggacttttgggatagcattggaaatgtaattgaggaaaatacgtaattaaaaaaaaaagaaagaaagaaaatgcttccatatggCTGTAGGCAAGGCTGTAGGACAGTTTCTTAATTAGGGATGGATGGGGGAGGGCtgaacccattgtgggtggtggtcctgtgttatattaaaaaaaaaacaaaaaaacaaaaaaacaggctgagcaagccatgaggagcaagcccgTAAGAAGCACTTCTCCATGGtgtctgcatcagatcctgctgCCAGATTTcagctgtttgagttcctgtcctgtcttccttcagtgatggaatgATGGACTTCCAAATGTAAGCCGAATTAGCCCTCCTCCCCTccgagttgcttttggttgtgccGTTTCAACACACCCATAGCAACCTTAACCAAACACTCCCAAAGGACCCCTTGGCAGATCAAACCAGCTGTCAGAGAGGCCAGGTGGTGTTACACACACCAGCAGCCACTGTTGGTGTCCTTAGATCTACCAACCATTTAaaaatgaggaccagagttttaTCTGGAGCTTCCACTGGCCACATagaacttctagaaaaaaaagCATCGGTTAGGAAAGATGGCCATGAGTTTCTGAATTATCTTAATCAGGTCCCAAGTCTCCTGCAAGAGCAGGGGCTACAATAGTCTTGGTTTTGCCAGGATGAATCCCTTCCCCTAATGTTGAGTCTGTGGATAGAACCCGTGACATTAAACATATTGAACAAACACCCTACTATTGTGCCATATTCCaccaatttttatattttattttattattatgagaCAAGGTCCCagttgcccaagctggcctcacatGTGTATTCCTTTTGCATCAGGTTCTGAGTAATTGGGCTTGCAGGCAATGCCTCCCTTTCCTGCAGTTTTCTGAGCGTTCTGAAGGAGGTGAAGCTAAAAGCCAGATTTTCCTTCTTGCTTTTGTCTATTGGACATGGACTTGGGCAAGCCATAGACATTCATCAGACCTAGCTTTCCCTATCTACAAAGGAATTTCTTTTACCTCCTTCCAAAGGTCATTGTAGAGGCAAATGAATTAGTATATAAGAAAAGTTCTAAGAAAGACCTTGGCATATGGATAATTGTCAGCCAATGCTAGGTGCCCACTGATGGCTTAGGACAAAGAAATCTCCATAAGCTAATAAGAAGGAGGGTGACAAACAGCCAAGGGAGCCAGATGTGAAGAAATAGAATTTCCTCCTAGGCACACTTCAATGTTTtaggagacagaaagacaaagccTCTGGCTCTGCCAGTTGCATCTGAGTCTCCGGactggaggggaggaggggaaccATTCCTGTCTGTCTAGGGGGCAACTGCACCAGGGTCCCTCTCACAGCCCGGTGTAGCTGAGTACTGCCACCCCTTGGAGAACCTGGGCCCTCAATACTTACGAAAGCTCCTGAGCATAGAAGCAGTGGGCCACGGTGAGGATCCACCACTCACTGAGAATGGAGCCGCCGCAGAAATGGTGGTCACTTTCCTGAATGCTCACCTGCCATGGAAACTCACCCAGCTCAGCCTCCTGCCCTTCTATGATCCTGGAGTATTGAATTCTGCTATCATACAGGGGTCTCACACCACACTCTGCAGAAACAGAAAACCGCAGGGGAAAAATAAGACTTCCAGTCAACCTCTGGGAGATCAGGCTGGGTCTAGCTCAGGACACGTCCTTGGGGATGCTCTGAGGCCAAGGTTTGCTTCCCTGTTGTGATAGGAAAGAGCCCATGGCTCTGGGTGGGAGGTGAAGGTGCTGGCTCTGTCTTCATCCTGCTTGGGACCATCTGCTTGAGACCATGGGCAGAGCATGACCACCAGGGTACACACCAGGTCTGGTAACTGTGTCataggactggcaaatatctccACTTACAAAGCAACAGAGATTTGGGGGACAGAATTAATCTGCTGACCACCGAATAGCTGGTGGCTGGCATGGGCTTGTCATCCTAAAGGCCCGGAAGAAAATAgaggcagggctggggagatggctcggttggCATAGTTCTCACCATGCAAGCACATGGACCAGAGTTTGGAGCTCCCAGAATCCATGTGAACAAaaaaccaggtgtggtagtgTGGTTATAATATCAAGCTTGGGAAGCAATGACAGGTATATCccaggttcacacacacacacacacacacacacacacacacacacacacacacacacacacacgaggagagagagaaataaaaagctCAGAGGCAGAGGTGAGTCCATTCAAAGCAGAGAGATGCAACAGTGCTGACACCCAGGAAGTAAGCAAGCCACTCAATACCAGAGACGGGACACTGGCAGTTCTCCTCCAGTGTGCACACAGGACATGGCCTTCCTGTCCACCCTTGCCTTCACCCTCAGATCCCCAGGCCGCACTTCTACCCTACAgaccagtgagaaaaaaaaacgtTGTGACTTAAATCACTTCGGCTGTGCAGATGTTACTGAAGCCCTGGATAACAGAGAGGTGCACAAGAGCCCTGGAGGCCATGGAAAGTGCCAGAACCCACTAGAAGCCTTTATTATTGCTGACTGGTCCATGTGGAATGGTTATGTCACTGGGCATCTGGGAACAAAGACTGCAGCTGCTGATCTGTGATGGAAAGTTGAGATTTAGCAATATATGTCACAAACCTTAAACTGTCATAACAAATATCTTCTTCGGTGCTTTTGGCCTTGAAACTATTTTTTTGTTCACTAGACACACTCACAGTGCTCACCTTGAGTCTGGCACTGTTTCCGGAGCAGTGGAAACCTGAACTCATCTTAATTTCCATGATCACACTGAAGCAAAGCTACCCCAGACACAGGCCATACGGCCTGATCAGGGGCCTAACCAGACCCCCTGCTCCTCAGTACTCTGGACTAATtgtttgcgctctctctctctctctctctctctctctctctctctctctctctctctctctctctctctctctctctcctccctatgAATCACTTCTTCAAGTCAAGCCTCCTCCAACCTGGTTCCAGCCCTGGCCATTCCTCATTGTCTATGCAGGTGTCTCTATTGCTTTAAGGTGACAACGGCTGGTTTCAGAGTGCTTCTGTCTGCTGCTGACCCCAGAATGCCAGTTCCAGGTGGAGAAAACACCATGCTTGTCTTGGTGATACTGTGTCCTGTGGGTGGGACTGTGCCTGTCCCAGAGAGGAACTCAACAACCTGGAGACTCAATTGGCTGGCTGACAGATTCTATACAAGGACCATCTTAAAGGGGAAAATCTGTATATTGGAAGATGTACCCAGCAATGGGATTCTTAACAGCACCAGACAGAAGAAACGCTGATGTTACGAAAGCTGTGCTCTGAACTGTTTCTCAGTCATGAAAATGAGGCTCATGGGGAGTTTCCAAGGATGTGGGGGAGGTTCTCATGACAGGAGCTTGAGTAAAAAGATCAGGATGAAAATCAGATttgaacttgggaggcaggggcaggcgaatctttgttcgaggtcagcctggacagACAAgtttatacagagaaaacctgtctcaaaaacaaacaaacaaaattagatttgaggggtcagagagatggctcagtgggtaaagtctaaccctaaccctgccAGCCCTGACCTTCTGAATCCTATTCCAGGGGAACTAAATGGTATGAGGGGGCAGCTGACTCCCACAAGCtgctctctgatctccacatgtgtgctgtgaggcacacacacacacacttaacacacactcgacacacactaaattaaaatataataactaaaatataatatttgAGACTTGTATGGTTTATcttgttaaaaatatatatgtacaagCATGGGAGCAAATATCATGATAATGACAGAGACAGGCTTGACTGGCTGGCCTCCACTCTGATGCTGCTGCAGAACTTGCTGGGGGCACAGGTTCTGGGCAGACATCAGAGGCTGAATTCTGACTTGTGGTTGCCTTATCCAATGACTGGAGGGAACACTACTTTCCCTTGCTTATCTCCTGTCCTTTCACCTCTCAAATGGGCATAAAGCACTCCACCCCTTTAGGCTAGCACATGGATCAATAGTGATGAGGTGCCCCTCAAAGTGTTCTGCACAGAGCAAAATCTGCAAGTCCCAGTTGCTTCAGGATTTCTCAGATCCACTTTGCACCAAAGTCCTCGTAGGACCGGCAGACAAATCCCACTGTCCACATTCTTAATTCCAAGAACAAACCACAATTCCAGTGTGGCAGCAGATAGACCACAAAGCGGGGGACAATGACAGCGGCTCCACTGTGAGGAGTCATTTGAGCAACTTGGAGCCTCTTCCCATTGGACTCTAGAGGGACCAGTTCTGCCAATGGCATCACCGAACCCTACTCTATGGAGTGGCCCTAGGACACACTGAAGGCGGAGAGACAGGCTGGCCCTGCTCAGAGGCATCGTGGAGAAGGCACAAGAAGGAAATCGGTGTGTTGCTCAGATTGGTACAAGTTGGGACATGCTGTGTCCTTAGGGAGCGCTTTGGGCTAATTTCCCCTGAAGCTGTAAACTAAGGCTGGATTGTGTAAGAGGAGGATGGGGGCTAAGCAGCAGAGTGGACTCACACCACTCTGAGttctgactgtggatgtgatatgACCAACAGCTCCAAGCTCCTAGCACTTAGACTTCTACCCATGATGGGCTTTAGGTTCAAACTGTGAACCAGAATAAATCCCTTTTTCCTTAAGTCGCTTTTGTCAGAGCACttcatcaaggaaacagaaaaaatattaaGTCACTTGGCTGGTTCCTGGCCTAAGATCTGGGTATATCCCTTTTCATTGCTATTGATAAGGTAGAACTCCAGGATTAGACAGGTCACCCGTAAGAGGGGTGTAAGTGATCTCTACTCTTGGAGGTGATCTCCTGGTGGCTGTTAGCTAACTCATGGGTCATATCCACTGTCTCCTTTGTCCTTAATGCTCACCACATATTGATAGGATGAAGGGAGGCGAGGAGAGCAGGTATCCTGACTGACCTGCCCGGGTCAGCAGCTCTGGCCAGAGGGAGAGGAGTCCACATACCAACATTTGCTTCCAGGGTGTGGGCAACAAGTAGCAGGATGGAGGGCAGGATCATGGCTCTGGCTGTGCTGTGTGTTGGAGGCCAGGCTGACAGAATAGTGTCAACTGGCAGCTCAGACTCCCTAAGCTGGCCAGGCTGCCGATGTCATAATGGCTGTGTTGAGAACTCATATAAAGTCATGAAGGCTCCTCTTGAGTCCCTTTCTTTCTGTGGTGGCTCACTCAGGACTTCATCCATTTCTCCTTGGAATTTCTGGTACAGCTGGCCTGACCTTCATCCTGATCACCCATCCCTCTGTGAACACTTGGCTTTTGGTCCCCTTTGTAACTAATTCTTAAGTTTCATGGGCTTCCCTTTTGAGGGAGCCTATCACATTGGGGCATACCCATGGAAGTCAGGTGAGTCTGGCAAATTGACTGCCAGACTAGATGAGCATTTCGAAGACAGGAATTCTTGTAGAAAAAGTAGCTCTCAGATTTTCAGCCCCTCTGGCATACAGATAGCCACAGTTGAACTACCTAGCCCACATTATATAAGTGGATCCAAAtcccatttttgatacatatgtagtcATTCTATTAGTTATGTTCCTCAGAAGAACCCTGACATACATATCACCTATTACCACAACAGCTCTTCATGTCCCAGTGGGTGGAAAAGCAGATTCTATGAGCAGAGCCACGAGACTCAGCCATGCAGACTGAGCTCACACAGTTCCACACAGTCTGGCCTCAATAGAGCACAGCTTCTTGTCATGACTCCCTATAGGGGTCACTGAGCggaatgtgggggttgtgggaACTTGAGCAACAGTGGATTGAAAGAGTAGTGACCTGTGAGGTATTTCTGGTAGAGCTCATTGTGTGCTCTTTGGTGACTTGGTCATGTCTGTGGTTTTGAACATGTCACATGTATGCTCTGCATTGTGTGTGCTATGTTTCACATTGTCAACACTGTTTCAAACTCAGATTCAAGACTACTGCATGTGTGTTCACTGTGGTGTGTTTGCTACACATATAGTTTTCTACTCTTACAAAAAGCTTTGTGATGGGAAATGGAGACCTGTAGTATTTCCCTACCATTGTTCCTCTGCATGTAAGTACCATATTTGGATATAATATTTGGATTATATAGGGCAAGaatatttgatttttgaaaattGCTGATCAAGATattgagtttcacaaattgttcAGTGAATTTTGGCTTGGGATTAGGACAATCTCCAATGACTTCTGAAAAGATCTATTTATCTGACATTTTGGACTATGTTCATGTGAAGTGGCATTCTTGGTAATGAGGGttataaaatcaaaaatattaatcaatGTTGAAAACCAAATGGTCagctaagaatttttttttgagacagagtcttgctatgtatcctggctgtcctgaaactcattgtgtagaccagactatcctaaaaaaaaatcacagatatccatctgcctctgcctctgcctccgcctctgcctcctctgcctcctctgcctcctctgcctcctctgcctcctctgcctcctctgcctcctctgcctcctctgcctcctctgcctcctctgcctcctctgcctcctctgcctcctctgcctcctgaaacaTGAAATTAAAGCACTAGTACCATATCTAACAAGATATAATTCTTTATATGAAACTAAGTAAGCTTACCCACCTTTCTAGTATATAATTTTGCTTTCACCTTTAGTAAATGGTAAAATCATGTGTATCCCAAAGAATTGTTCAAAACAAATTATACTAATaaaggatatatatacatatatgtatgtatatatattatattttgatgAAATAGTATCATAGAAAACGTGTtaaaatgtggtggtttgatgaGCATAGTCctcatgggctcatatatttaagtgtttggttcccaggtcgtggaactgtttgagaaggattgaGAAGGATGgttttgttagagtaggtgtggccttgctggaagaagtgtgttactaatatgggctttgaagtttcaaaagatgCCTATGTCAGAGGcccagtctccctctctctgcctgctacCATAGAATCAGGATGTAAATTCTGAGCCACTGATCTAGCGCTATaactgtctgcctgctgccacaaTGCTGCCATAAAGGTCgtagactaaccctctgaaactgttagcAAGTCCccactaaatgctttcttttataagttgccttggtcatggtgtctcttcatatgTAACTAAGGCAAGAAGCCTGCCATAGACTATAGTGAGCTGCTAACCCCTCCTTCCTAGAATTGGGTGAGCATTAGAATCAAAGTAGAGAGAACAATTTTAGGGCCTGAAAGAACTTGCAGAAACACAAAAGATGTTACAGAATAAGACATGTGACATaggctttccattgctgtgaagagaccaaggcaactcttataaaagacatttaattggggctggcttacaggttgagaggtccattatcatcatggtgggaagcatggtggcatccaggcaggcatggcactggagaagctgagagttctacgtcttgttCTGAAGCCTGACAtccaaacagctagaagcccaccccacagtgacatactttctccaacaaggtcacacctactccagcaaatgtcatacctcctaatagtgccactccctgggccaagcatattcaaaccatcacatgtcACTTGAGGATAGATGTCTGGCTGATGCTCCACAGGCATCCTCTAAGTGATGTCACCAAAGTCCTAACCAGTGATCTTCTGACTCCCAAAGAGCAGCCTGGGCATTGTTGAGAAAAGCATAGAAAAGGACAAAAATTAGTGAAGCATTTTTCTGTTGCTTGTTCTTTTGATACAGTGTTTTCCACTGTGACCTAGACTGGCTTGAACTCACCAAATGGCCTAGCTTCACCTTGAATTCCCAGcaatcctgtctcagccttctgagtgctggaattacaggtgtgagctaccattaaaaatgactttttaaatttatgtataccTCATGTAATGTCTGGGACATTTGAAGAATAAAATGATATTATCTGACATTCCCATTTGGCTGATGTTCCATGTTTTATTTGGGAGCCCTGTGTGAAGACTTACAGGCTTAGCCTGCAGATTTTGATCCAGTGAGTTCGGAGGACTGAAGTGGGGCAAGGAGTCCCTTGCCCCAAACACATCCCAAATCTGTTTCTGTATGCCTCTAGTAGCATTCCAGGGTCTAATGCTGGCTTAGACCTGGGAAATCCAGAGTATGGCTGGCTGACCACCTCCAGCTGAGAGGGATGCAGCTGGGTAGAGTCTTCCCTTAACCCCTAGGTTGTCTGGGGACCCAATGGGTGCTAGTAAGGGAGAGACACTTGGAATAGTCCTAGGGTACATCCTAACAGCTTCCAGGAAGACAAAGGGAGTCTTTAGAAAGAGCGCCCAGGAGATATACCTATAGATgcttggagctgagaggaaaaggGGACCCTGGCACCATGATAGCTTCTCCTTGGCTTGCACGGAACAGTGAAGACCTCATGCATACCCACAGGAATTAGGTGTAAGTGGTCTCCAGTCCCAGAGAATGTGGATCTTCTGTGTTAGCTCACTTGACCTGCATCCTCTTCATCTTTGATTTTTGGAGAAGAGGGAGTAGAGCCAATGCTGAAAAGAACATGAGCCTTCAGACCTTGCCTGAGGAAGGAGCTGAACACTCACTGGGTCAAAGAAAAAGTCCTGATTGTGTTCAGGGGAAATTGCATCTGGTTTTGGGTACAATGACGGTAGAACTATTGCACAAGACTGGTGAAGAAGCCATGAGGCACCTCCAGCATTTCCATCAGAACATAGCAACTCATTCACCTACATGGTGCATGAACAGAGCAGAGGCTCGTAGCTGTGGTTGATCATAGACCCTGTGCCGTTCTGTGTAAATAGTGGAATCTTATTACACTGCCCTTTTCTAACACCTCTGGTGCAAGGTTGTCCTTATGACCAGTGGAAAATGTTGCCAGAACCTTGTGATTTCTTTTATAGCATTGTAGGAAATCTAAGACAAACAAGTCACCTGATGTTGGAGGTGGATGTCAAATAAGAGTGACATCTTCCATTCATGCTCaatcttcagaaaagggcaaaaagcagccatattcttcaccaaaatatcacaagaatgataTCTAGACAACATTCTATAATTCATCtcctctgaaacttcttgagcCAGGCCCCTGTATTTGAAATCACTCTCAGCACCATTGTCTTCCATGGTCATACTACTGTGATCCACAAAGCAGAACTTAAAAGCAGATTCTACTGCTTGCCTaacccaaagtcccaaaatctacATTCCTCTAAActaaaacatggtcaggcctatcacagcagtaGCCCACTCTTAGTATCAGCTTCTTTCTTAAGTTTTATTGCTgcgaagaaacaccatgaccacagcacctcttataaaagaaaacatttcattgggactgtCTTACAGTTTTAAAGGTTTATTCCATTATCAGGATGGTGAGAAGCATTGTGGTgtacaggtagacatggtgctggagaagagctgagagttctacatctttatctgcagGCAACAGAAAAGGACTGTGTGTCTCACTAAGTGTAGCCTGAGTATATATAATCCCAaactccacctccacagtgacatacctactcgaacaaggtcacatctattccaactaggccacacctcctaatagtgccactccctatgggcaagcatccaaacacatgagtctatagagGCCATTCCtatgcaaaccaccacattaCACATTATCCACCTTCAAATATAGTTCCCATCACGTCCACAAGGAACTTGGGGGCATTTCATCTCTCAGAGCTTTGCTAATAGCAGCCCTCTCACCTACTGAGAAAATAGCTGTGGTCACAGTGGCCACATTTGCTGTGACAATGCCAAGGAAGATCTATGACCCAGGTCACAACTATCACCACTAAGTTTgcatgtggagttggtgaaagaTCATAATCTCTGACTTATCTGAGTCATGAACTTGGAGGTCACTTTTATGTGCCCCCCTCTTAGATTCTAAGTGAGGCACACCTCAGATATGAAGTATTGATTTGCTCTGATGACCCCTGC comes from the Mus musculus strain C57BL/6J chromosome 14, GRCm38.p6 C57BL/6J genome and includes:
- the Prss55 gene encoding serine protease 55 isoform X2, yielding MILPSILLLVAHTLEANVECGVRPLYDSRIQYSRIIEGQEAELGEFPWQVSIQESDHHFCGGSILSEWWILTVAHCFYAQELSPTDLRVRVGTNDLTTSPVELEVTTIIRHKGFKRLNMDNDIALLLLAKPLTFNELTVPICLPLWPAPPSWHECWVAGWGVTNSSFHNAQPWASEADKESMSTDLMKVPMRIIEWEECLQMFPSLTTNMLCASYGNESYDACQGDSGGPLVCTTDPGSRWYQVGIISWGKSCGKKGFPGIYTVLAKYTLWIEKIAQTEGKPLDFRGQSSSNKKKNRQNNQLSKSPALNCPQSWLLPCLLSFALLRALSNWK
- the Prss55 gene encoding serine protease 55 isoform 1 precursor (isoform 1 precursor is encoded by transcript variant 1) — protein: MILPSILLLVAHTLEANVECGVRPLYDSRIQYSRIIEGQEAELGEFPWQVSIQESDHHFCGGSILSEWWILTVAHCFYAQELSPTDLRVRVGTNDLTTSPVELEVTTIIRHKGFKRLNMDNDIALLLLAKPLTFNELTVPICLPLWPAPPSWHECWVAGWGVTNSTDKESMSTDLMKVPMRIIEWEECLQMFPSLTTNMLCASYGNESYDACQGDSGGPLVCTTDPGSRWYQVGIISWGKSCGKKGFPGIYTVLAKYTLWIEKIAQTEGKPLDFRGQSSSNKKKNRQNNQLSKSPALNCPQSWLLPCLLSFALLRALSNWK
- the Prss55 gene encoding serine protease 55 isoform X3, which codes for MLVCGLLSLWPELLTRAECGVRPLYDSRIQYSRIIEGQEAELGEFPWQVSIQESDHHFCGGSILSEWWILTVAHCFYAQELSPTDLRVRVGTNDLTTSPVELEVTTIIRHKGFKRLNMDNDIALLLLAKPLTFNELTVPICLPLWPAPPSWHECWVAGWGVTNSSFHNAQPWASEADKESMSTDLMKVPMRIIEWEECLQMFPSLTTNMLCASYGNESYDACQGDSGGPLVCTTDPGSRWYQVGIISWGKSCGKKGFPGIYTVLAKYTLWIEKIAQTEGKPLDFRGQSSSNKKKNRQNNQLSKSPALNCPQSWLLPCLLSFALLRALSNWK
- the Prss55 gene encoding serine protease 55 isoform 3 precursor (isoform 3 precursor is encoded by transcript variant 3); the protein is MLVCGLLSLWPELLTRAECGVRPLYDSRIQYSRIIEGQEAELGEFPWQVSIQESDHHFCGGSILSEWWILTVAHCFYAQELSPTDLRVRVGTNDLTTSPVELEVTTIIRHKGFKRLNMDNDIALLLLAKPLTFNELTVPICLPLWPAPPSWHECWVAGWGVTNSTDKESMSTDLMKVPMRIIEWEECLQMFPSLTTNMLCASYGNESYDACQGDSGGPLVCTTDPGSRWYQVGIISWGKSCGKKGFPGIYTVLAKYTLWIEKIAQTEGKPLDFRGQSSSNKKKNRQNNQLSKSPALNCPQSWLLPCLLSFALLRALSNWK
- the Prss55 gene encoding serine protease 55 isoform 2 (isoform 2 is encoded by transcript variant 2); the protein is MLVCGLLSLWPELLTRAGQSGYLLSSPPFILSICECGVRPLYDSRIQYSRIIEGQEAELGEFPWQVSIQESDHHFCGGSILSEWWILTVAHCFYAQELSPTDLRVRVGTNDLTTSPVELEVTTIIRHKGFKRLNMDNDIALLLLAKPLTFNELTVPICLPLWPAPPSWHECWVAGWGVTNSTDKESMSTDLMKVPMRIIEWEECLQMFPSLTTNMLCASYGNESYDACQGDSGGPLVCTTDPGSRWYQVGIISWGKSCGKKGFPGIYTVLAKYTLWIEKIAQTEGKPLDFRGQSSSNKKKNRQNNQLSKSPALNCPQSWLLPCLLSFALLRALSNWK